The nucleotide window TATAGGGATGAGCCATGGACACCCTGCCACCAGGTCTGCAGATGGAGAGGGTAAGAGGGCACCCTCCCACCAGGATACCTGTTGTTCAATACAAGAGGGTCTGCAACATGTGTGGAGCGTCTGTGGGCACAAAACATCCTGGGACCAGAATACATATCAAAGAAACACAAGCGAAGAGGTGGAGAGAGCAGTCAAGGCTCTACAGGCACCCAGAGAGTCTGCATCTCAATGCTtgcttttaaaacacaaaaacaccTCCAGTCATCAGAAGTCTCAAAGACAGTGTGATAAACACCTCACAGTAAATAAACTAATAACTTCATCTGGGAACATCCTCTGAGCAGTAATGAGGAAAAGGAAGATCTGTTGAGCCTCAGGTGAGGCAGAGCATCCCAGAGAGGGATATAAAAGCCCCAATGCCCAGAGCACCTCACTCACCCACCAATCACACCCCCAACTGGAACACCTCTCAGCACAAACCCCCAGCATGGCCGACACCTGCTGTTCCAGGACTTGTGTTGTTGCTGCATCCACCTTGTCTGTCTGCTCCAGTGACTTGAGCTGTGGCAACCAGGTCAGCTCACCCAGTGCCTGCATCGGCTCCTCCTGGCAGGTGGACGATTGCCAGGAGACCTGCTGCGAGCCCACCTGCTGTGCCCCCAGCTGCTGTGCCCCGGCCCCACGCCTGACCCTCCTCTGTGCTCCAGTGAACTGCGAGTCCAGCCCCTGCTGCCAACCAGCCTGCAGCAGGTCCTCTCCCTGCCAGCAGGCCTGCTGTGTACCTGTCTGCTGCAGGCCCGTCTCTTGTGTACCTGTGTGCTGCAGGCCCGTCTGCTGCAGGCCCGTCTGTTGCACCCCTGTCTGCTGCAGGCCCGTCTGCTGCAGGCCTGTCTGTTGCACACCTGTCTGCTGCAGGCCCGTGTGCTGTGAGGCCTCCCCCTGCTCAGCCCCCTCATCCTGCTGCAGACCCTCCTCCTCCGTGTCCCTCCTCTGCCGTCCTGTGTGCCGCCCCACTTGCTGCGTGCCCACGTTCTTCTGCCAGCCCAGCTGCTGCCGCCCAGCCTCCTCTGTGTCCCTCCTCTGCCAACCCTCATGCTCCACCCCAGCCTGCTGAGTCAGTCCCCACCTGGGTCTGGGAGCCTTACTGCTGACCTGACATGTCCCTTTGGAGCCAGTAGGTTCCAGGGATCCTGTCCTCCATCAGACACACTTGAGCTCCCTGAGCCCCCTGGCTTGCTCGGCCTGTCTTCCCCAAGTCTGGCTCAGCGCACGGAAAAGTCCAGACCCCACCACACCCCAGCCTTGGCCAAGCTCTGGGGGTCTGACCTGCTCAGGGAACTCCTCTCCTGACCTTGGCCCGTGAGTGCCCTGGCTGATCCATACCTGCTTCCTTGATCCCTGGTCATCCTGGGCCCTGTTGACCCTGGTCCTGGCCTGAGCAGTGTCGCTGTGCATCTCTGAGCACCAATAAAATTTCTGCTCCCCTCACTGGGTCTCCGTGATGACACCTGGGACAGGAGGGTTGGGTGTGAGGCCTAGCCCTCCTTTACATCATCAGATCTGGGGAACCTGAGGGGCTTCTGAACCTGACACTTGTCCACCTTGTGCCGCTATTCTGCTGTCCAGGCATCACCCTAGCCCTGTTGTGCTCCTGAAGCTTTGCTCTTGGGCAAGTCCTGTGGGCACCACCTGGGCTCAGATCAAAGACCCCCCCAACTCCCTGTGGTAGAGGCAGCCTCTCCAATCCCAGGGACCACCAGGACCCAGAAGTGCTGGGAGGGGGACACGGGGTGATTGTGGCAATTGGCTGGCCCAGCATCCAGACACCCACCCTCATGGGAGGGTGGGTGTCCTGGactcactcacacactcacagacGCTGGGATGCCCTGGATTCCAGCATGTGCCAGTTGCTGGGAAGCCAAAAGCAGACAAACTGCAGCCTCTGGAGCACCCCCTGCCCGCTGCCTGCCAGGCTGGGCTGGTGGAGAGCTGATGGGAAAGGCTAGACCTCGGGCGGTGAGGAGGGACAAAGCCCTGAACAGTGTGAGCGCCTGTCTGATCATGGGCAGGAGACACATGGGAACACACGTGTCCAGTGGAGCCATATTTGGTGTCACACACGACCAAGCATCGGAGAACAGACTCCTGGAGTTGAAGTCCTGAGCAGAGGTGCAGGCAGTGACACGACAATCACCTCGTTGTCAACAGGGGTTCTAGGTCTTTACTCCTCAACAACAATGTAGATTCACAGCACAGGGGCACACGCTTTTCTATCTTTGCCAACCTGATAAAGAAAAACTtatgtgggagggaggttcaagagggaggggacatatgtatacctatggccgattcatgtttatgtatggaagaaaccaatacaatactgtaaagcaattactcttcaattaaaaatttaaacaaagattTAGGCAAGTAGTATTTTGAGAATAAAGAGCATGGAACATGTATGTagttaaatgtaaaaatgaaaagaaaacgaAAACCTTATCATGGTTTCTTCTGCCTGAACACAGAGCATCCCAAAGTGTGGGTCCACCATTATTGGTTTATTAGCACTAGGTGGACACACACTTAAAGTCTCCccgtgtgtgctcactcagtcgtgtcggactctttgcgaccccatggactgcaacccaccagactcctctgtccatggaattttccaggcaagaatactggactgggttgccatttcctactccaggggatcttcccaacccagggaccaaacctacaTATCtcgtgtgtcctgc belongs to Bubalus kerabau isolate K-KA32 ecotype Philippines breed swamp buffalo chromosome 2, PCC_UOA_SB_1v2, whole genome shotgun sequence and includes:
- the LOC129644269 gene encoding keratin-associated protein 10-8 encodes the protein MADTCCSRTCVVAASTLSVCSSDLSCGNQVSSPSACIGSSWQVDDCQETCCEPTCCAPSCCAPAPRLTLLCAPVNCESSPCCQPACSRSSPCQQACCVPVCCRPVSCVPVCCRPVCCRPVCCTPVCCRPVCCRPVCCTPVCCRPVCCEASPCSAPSSCCRPSSSVSLLCRPVCRPTCCVPTFFCQPSCCRPASSVSLLCQPSCSTPAC